Genomic DNA from Mesorhizobium sp. 131-2-1:
AGGCGCCGTCTTCCGATGCCGATCGCAGCAGATGGGAAAGGTCGAGATAGAAATAGAAGCCGCCTTGCGCCCTGGGGACCGGTACACGCGTCAACCAAGCAAGCACGTCAAGACCGATCCGTCTGGCGCTTGTGAGGCGTGAACGCAGCTTGCCTTCATAGTCCGAGCCACCCCTTTGCAAATGGGCGAGCACCGCGTGCTGGGCAATTACGTTTGGATTCGAAGTGGTGTGCGATTGCAGCGCGTTGACGGCATTGATCACCTCTTTTGGACCCGCCAGATAGCCGATGCGCCAGCCGGTCAATGCCAGCGATTTGCTGAAGGAGCTGACGATCAGCGCGCGTGCTCGAATTTCGGGGGCGACCGAGACGATCGGATGGTGGGTATGATCCTCATGCACGAAGTCGCCATAGCACTCGTCGAAAATGATCCACAGGTTGTGGCTGACCGCCAGTTGAGCGATGGCCATCAGGGTCTCAACATCGTAGACCGCACCGGCCGGATTGCTGGGCGTGTTGACGACGATCGCCCGCGTTCGTTCGGTGACCGCCTCCTTGATGTGCTCGGGGCGCGGGACGTAACCATTGGATTTGGTGTCGACGAAGACCGGTGTCCCGCCGGCGATTAGCACCTGGGCCGGAAACGTTGTCCAGTAAGGCGCCGGGATGATGACCTCGTCGCCCGGGTTCAGCAGCACCATTGCGGCATTGAACAAGGCCTGCTTCGCTCCGGACGTCACGGCAACTTCCTCGGCCTTCCAGATCTGTCCGGTATCGAGGGAGATCTTCCGCGCCAGTGCCTCGCGCAGCTCCACCATGCCAACCGTATCGGTATAGCGATTGAC
This window encodes:
- a CDS encoding aminotransferase class I/II-fold pyridoxal phosphate-dependent enzyme gives rise to the protein MLAHRTNLFGTSGTAAARAAAKAAADAGKEIIDLTAGEIWSELAPTIRDGAIDAINKGVNRYTDTVGMVELREALARKISLDTGQIWKAEEVAVTSGAKQALFNAAMVLLNPGDEVIIPAPYWTTFPAQVLIAGGTPVFVDTKSNGYVPRPEHIKEAVTERTRAIVVNTPSNPAGAVYDVETLMAIAQLAVSHNLWIIFDECYGDFVHEDHTHHPIVSVAPEIRARALIVSSFSKSLALTGWRIGYLAGPKEVINAVNALQSHTTSNPNVIAQHAVLAHLQRGGSDYEGKLRSRLTSARRIGLDVLAWLTRVPVPRAQGGFYFYLDLSHLLRSASEDGASTTADDIVTALLAETGVAAVSGAAFGDPAGLRLSYGIPSEKLATGLARLVEFLNSWK